The DNA window GCAGGCGCAAGGTGGCCTTGAGGGGAACCGAAAACGTCAGATCCCGCTCCTGGCACTCGTCCACGGAATATTTCGGATCCCCCAGGTCGTACCGCACGAACTCCAGCGAGAAGTACTCGCGCGGATCACTGATGGGGAAGACGCTGTTGAAAACCTCCTGAAGCCCTTCGTTCTTGCGCTTCAGGGGCTCGACATCGGCCTGAATGAAATTGCGAAACGACTCCAGTTGGACGTCGAGCAGGTTCGGGATCTGGATGTCCCACTCCCGCTCGATCTTGCTGAAGCTCCGTCGCTCTTTGCCGCGAATCGCTTTCACGTCGATTTCACCCTTTCGATTAAGCCCACTGGAACCGGGAGCGGCCAACTAGCGAATCTCCACGGCGGCGCCGTTCTCCTCCAGCTTCTGCTTGATCGACTGAGCCTCTTCCTTCGAGACCTTCTCCTTGACCGGCTTCGGAGCGCCGTCGACCAGGTCCTTCGCTTCCTTGAGCCCCAGTCCGGTGACCTCGCGGACCACCTTGATGACCTGGATCTTCTTGTCTCCGGCGCCCATGAGCACGACGTCGAACTCCGTCTTCTCCTCGACCGCCGCGGCCGCGCCCGCGCCCGCGCCGGGCATGGCCGCCATCATCGGCATGGCCGCCGTGACGCCGAAGTGCTCCTCCATCTTCTTCACGAGGCCCGAGACTTCGAGCATCGTCATGCTCTCCAACATCGAGATGATCTGCTGCTCCTTCGTCGCTGCTTCCACGGTGCTTTCCCTCCTCCGGAATCGCGGCGGGTCCCGACCTTGGCGCGGACCCTAGCCCTGTTTCTTCTTAGCGATGGCGTCGACGGTTCCCACCAGTTGCCGCAGCGAGCCCGAAAGCACGCCGACGAATCCCTGGAAGGGCGAACGAAGCGCCCCGATGAACTGGCCGAGCAGCACCTCGCGAGGAGGCAGTTGGGCCAGGATCTTGATGCCGTCGGCGTCGTACAGCTGACCGCCGACATACGCCGCCTTGAGGGCGGGTTTTTCGAATTCCTTGGAGAATTCGGCCAGGATCTTGGCGCCCGCGATCTCGTCCGGCCCGAGCGCGATGCCCGTGGGGCCTTCGAGATACGGATCCAGCTCCCGGACGCCCCTTCCGGCGAGCGCCAGCTTCGTGAGCGTGTTCTTCTCCACGACGTACTCCACGTGGGCGTCGCGAAGCTTTCGCCGCATCTTCGTGACCAGATCCACGTTCATTCCCGTGAAGTTGGTCAGCACGATCGATTTCGACCGGGCGATCGCCTCGGTCAGCTCACGTACCCGCTCTTCTTTTTCCGCCGTCGGCATGGACGCGCACTCTCCGTTTCGTGAATCGGTCCGCTTGGGTCGCTACGCTTTGAAGCTCGCCTGGACCGTGGCCGGGTCGAGACGCACCGGGGGGCCCATCGTCGAGCTCAGGGTGACGCTGCGGATGTATTGCCCTTTCGCTGCGGGCGGCTTCGTCCGGACCACCTCGCGCAAGAAGGTCTCTACGTTCGCGAGAAGCTGCTCTTTGGCGAAGGAGGCCTTTCCTACCGGCGCGTGCAGATTCCCGGCCTTGTCGACCCGGTACTCGATCTTGCCGCCCTTGACGTCCCGGACCGCCTTCGCGACGTCGAACGTGACGGTTCCGCTGCGCGGGTTGGGCATGAGACCGCGCGGACCGAGGACGCGGCCGAGCTTGCCCACGTCTCCCATCATGTCCGGCGTGGCGATGATGCTGTCCACGTCGAGCCAGCCTTCGTTCAACTTCTTGATCCACTCGTCGGAGCCGACGAAATCGGCCCCCGCGTCGCGCGCCTCCTTTTCCTTCTCGCCCTTCGTGAGCACGAGGACGCGCACCTTCTTTCCGGTGCCGTGCGGCAGCACGACCGATCCGCGCACCAGCTGCTCCGCGTGGCGCGGATCGACGCCGAGGCGCATCGCGACTTCGATCGTCTCATCGAACTTGGCGGTAGCCGTCGTCTTCAGCCGCTCGATGGCATCCGGCAAGCTCGAGAGCTTCTCCGCCTGCAGACCCGCCGCCTGAGCGGCGTTCCGGTAGCGTTTTCCCGTTTTCATCGCCGCCCCTAACCCGCGATCTCGATGCCCATGCTGCGCGCGGTGCCTTCCACCATCTTCACCGCGGCGTCCAGATCATTGGCATTGAGGTCGGGCCTCTTGAGCTCCGCGATCTCGCGCACTTGCGCGGGGGTCACCTTGGCGACCTTGTTCCGGTTCGGTTCCCCGGATCCCTTTGCGATTCCCGCGGCGCGCTTCAAG is part of the Candidatus Eisenbacteria bacterium genome and encodes:
- a CDS encoding 50S ribosomal protein L7/L12 translates to MLESMTMLEVSGLVKKMEEHFGVTAAMPMMAAMPGAGAGAAAAVEEKTEFDVVLMGAGDKKIQVIKVVREVTGLGLKEAKDLVDGAPKPVKEKVSKEEAQSIKQKLEENGAAVEIR
- a CDS encoding 50S ribosomal protein L10 → MPTAEKEERVRELTEAIARSKSIVLTNFTGMNVDLVTKMRRKLRDAHVEYVVEKNTLTKLALAGRGVRELDPYLEGPTGIALGPDEIAGAKILAEFSKEFEKPALKAAYVGGQLYDADGIKILAQLPPREVLLGQFIGALRSPFQGFVGVLSGSLRQLVGTVDAIAKKKQG
- a CDS encoding 50S ribosomal protein L1 translates to MKTGKRYRNAAQAAGLQAEKLSSLPDAIERLKTTATAKFDETIEVAMRLGVDPRHAEQLVRGSVVLPHGTGKKVRVLVLTKGEKEKEARDAGADFVGSDEWIKKLNEGWLDVDSIIATPDMMGDVGKLGRVLGPRGLMPNPRSGTVTFDVAKAVRDVKGGKIEYRVDKAGNLHAPVGKASFAKEQLLANVETFLREVVRTKPPAAKGQYIRSVTLSSTMGPPVRLDPATVQASFKA